In the genome of Botrytis cinerea B05.10 chromosome 5, complete sequence, one region contains:
- the Bcprs5 gene encoding Bcprs5 yields MVRNLVVLGGNSHPQITEIICNTLGVPPCNRILKKFSVGESRLEIQDSVRGKDVYIIQSGGGKANDHFIDLCIMISACKTGSAKRVTVVLPLFPYSRQPDLPYNKIGAPLAKGPTDVKGNFTFESRPATPGPSSPQTPGLSNGTNGMEKLQKKLGKASLEQINTQSSNGITPRRQDTSDSIASLTNGRLGDGASTPVSTPHFTTHDYENPGFVNGQSKTLFQGKPGYKQWVAQAGTLVADLLTCSGADQVITMDLHDPQYQGFFDIPVDNLYGKPLLKRYIQQNIPNFQDAIVVSPDAGGAKRATAIADGLNMEFALIHKERRPTRITDRQNATMMLVGNVRDKVAILIDDLADTSNTITRAAKLLKKEGATYVYALITHGVFSGDAIERINASALDKIIVTNSVPQDEHQRLCPKLEVLEVGPVFAEAIRRVHHGESISVLFNYD; encoded by the exons ATGGTTCGTAATCTGGTTGTTCTCGGAGGAAACTCCCACCCTCAAATAACAGAGATCATCTGTAATACGCTCGGTGTTCCACCCTGCAACAGAATTCTCAAGAAATTTTCCGTTGGTGAGAGTCGTCTCGAGATCCAAGACTCAGTTCGAGGCAAGGATGTTTACATCATTCAATCTGGCGGAGGAAAGGCCAATGATCATTTCATAGATCTTTGCATTATGATTTCCGCATGCAAAACTGGATCTGCCAAGCGTGTCACTGTCGTCCTTCCTTTGTTTCCTTATTCACGACAGCCAGATCTTCCATACAATAAGATTGGCGCACCACTTGCTAAGGGACCCACCGACGTTAAGGGTAACTTTACTTTCGAAAGTCGACCAGCAACACCGGGTCCGTCCTCCCCACAAACACCAGGCCTTAGCAATGGCACCAATGGTATGgaaaaattacaaaagaaGCTTGGAAAAGCATCTCTCGAGCAGATTAACACCCAATCTTCAAATGGAATAACACCTAGACGACAAGATACTTCGGATTCCATTGCATCTCTTACCAATGGACGCTTGGGTGACGGAGCATCAACTCCCGTATCAACTCCACATTTCACCACTCACGATTACGAGAACCCTGGATTTGTCAATGGTCAAAGCAAAACTCTTTTCCAAGGCAAGCCAGGATACAAACAGTGGGTAGCGCAAGCTGGCACACTCGTCGCAGACCTTTTGACTTGCTCTGGTGCTGATCAGGTAATCACTATGGATCTCCACGACCCTCAGTACCAAGGATTCTTTGACATTCCGGTGGATAACCTCTATGGCAAGCCTCTCTTGAAGAGATACATCCAGCAAAATATCCCGAACTTTCAGGATGCTATCGTCGTAAGTCCTGATGCTGGTGGAGCAAAGAGAGCAACTGCAATTGCCGATGGACTCAACATGGAGTTTGCATTGATTCACAAG GAACGTCGACCCACCCGAATTACCGATCGCCAAAATGCTACAATGATGCTTGTAGGCAATGTCCGTGATAAAGTTGCTATACTCATCGACGATTTGGCCGATACCTCGAACACCATTACAAGAGCTGCCAAGTTGCTTAAGAAAGAGGGTGCCACTTACGTTTACGCTTTGATAACCCATGGAGTTTTCAGTGGTGATGCTATTGAGCGTATCAATGCATCTGCACTGGACAAAATTATCGTGACCAACAGTGTTCCACAAGATGAACATCAACGTCTTTGCCCGAAGTTAGAGGTCTTGGAAGTTGGCCCGGTCTTCGCCGAGGCAATTCGTCGTGTGCACCACGGAGAGAGCATTTCTGTGTTGTTTAACTATGATTAG
- the Bclte1 gene encoding Bclte1 has protein sequence MKEAKIRANNKLIMEVEAQTQASRSPVARSPESLRQRQRDRLSPRGRFATPNNISTTITEVERQRNISVPSLSAPKPRTSGKRSPNQQEKLMQESPRNDNNVYRRVKRGIEDEKGSITPDGGSAGREGRQFTVAKVGNGGKIYLRPSIRPANQRYPQPSFVFPTTPPDTAGPDAVAFRKEEGDLSHRESLWSPSKSAASSLNQRIQGTIIPRRGRAHSYSTVDDQYAPVTDKDAGAFKVVIERPGTATATQKLDFFQGTPALDVNIPSYKLGKPRFSMRGTPFLRGSSYTTNNDDMRSSVLSSREASQMDPASQCHSRIFPRRHSDSSPQSRAVTGPPSPEDQSRPIPSPRIVKPSRTIEPEMFDALTFKPDCDHPSIVRYGENGGIRAATPARLVAEITSPTFVDYDLLSDFFLTFRSFLETTDLLLMLIARLQWAVSRNDEIGTVVRVRTFVAIRHWVLNYFLDDYVIDYELRLLFCERLNTFAKTLLEGTMHSKVPLKIVEELKKCWRRVCALYWDGPDFDPDLGVEVSIAAGGVAGSRDPTLDPAFWETHPEGPPRLDGIIEPDFIEHDTSMVEGRNFFADVSRAGHIDSFAYNPTPPNVMEEDDDLERPLSPTSIVSEDFVSCSFPSRTRGGGTINPLGAHPVPASSIYDPAPPVATTPKALTGKRVRPSHSHKRSASFSDSLRDRRAQPEPEPPVQKVIYKSTELLLTLPYAGSLVRGNLFPPGQAFVDIVAPSTPAEFGRETTLFPRPPPNHKGPSAMSGPGMKRLLGSVRRALSTRGAHSPISSPTQGSFPNMPPLGIRGATVNRLPGTAVVPQAQRNDSIRTPMRIDLLGAEVAEDFKKAVREEEEAHEARKSRTVEQPSPPTSRHRQSVMHYSTMCPDVTLENSSPITYRSPKSEVTNGSKSILIVDDTMTLPLPMMTGALAVSPSVGSFADTFLHPSHGPTPPTTPPGVLFAGTPRRSSHLLGHTVNRSLSLEGLPSLIGDSQPSREYEHPLGPRPIPTHSMRLHSQTYRVRKSASLRRYASFQSGFTQHHRSERSFDATTFTEEASVAESFSRNAPIPRPLRVLRRRPGGDLRAVGNVGDLNTAYIRPMSTGSITTYSDSVRSSYLLGSRDDGQYVDVVNSDYDGTQAHVETFSLGALAEITPKARVSFFDTHSSQPVMRPSFEKEAQMLAQIPDDIDDDGGVESALLKLEGKFEQRRSHTSGGELSGRSENEGNTNSFGGSPYNVGTLTLAGGEEEKRRHRQRKVVDSTVFNLAPSTYQPQEASTKAERRTFAYQPTGVSRTSSVPESSGLTDSFFEGSFLDGAFSENESYHRHTRNWSERSILEGPNEGRQGSVDNSPHSSRPNSFDFITETESLRRMRPGAKEHVGEGGNHSFLNIDSDLSSEMSVISKSEYTEEVSNMPAQNSLSLGRGAEVKEMPYSSQLPHQPPSPPMTLVQALNMSPNTANIPQVHEYQLQQSHRLPPTPDITPTSALGLGGFGRDALRPSGTSEASRKTSVHLPFILAFDSRVLAQQFTLIEKDALNEIDWKDLIEMRWRDAATDTRSWVDFLRSSEPRGVEVVIARFNIMVKWAVSEIVLTGDLEERVRCIIKYIHIAVNCRKYRNFATMTQLTVALTSKDISRLTSTWAHVPASDIQTLNELEELVTPTSNFHNLRAEMEGSGADQGCIPFVGIYTHDLIVNSERPSQFASTPTTEPLVNFERCRCDSTIIKNLLRLLEASQLYRFLPIEGITERCLWMAALRDEDIAKYGRSIQN, from the exons ATGAAGGAGGCGAAAATCCGGGCAAacaataaattaataatggAGGTCGAGGCGCAGACCCAAGCCTCCCGTTCACCTGTAGCTCGTTCACCTGAAAGTTTGCGTCAACGTCAACGAGATCGATTGTCTCCTAGAGGTCGTTTTGCAACAcctaataatatatctacaACTATCACAGAGGTCGAACGACAAAGAAATATTAGCGTACCTTCATTGTCGGCCCCGAAACCGAGAACAAGTGGAAAGAGGAGCCCGAACCAACAGGAGAAGCTGATGCAGGAAAGTCCGCGCAATGATAATAATGTTTACCGCCGGGTCAAGAGAGGGAtagaagatgagaaaggCAGCATTACTCCAGACGGGGGTTCTGCTGGTCGGGAAGGTAGACAATTTACTGTTGCTAAGGTGggaaatggaggaaagaTATACTTACG CCCGTCAATACGTCCAGCCAACCAACGATATCCCCAGCCATCGTTCGTTTTTCCAACAACACCGCCAGATACTGCCGGACCTGATGCTGTCGCGTTTCGTAAAGAGGAGGGTGATTTGAGCCACCGTGAAAGTCTTTGGTCACCATCGAAGTCAGCAGCATCGAGCCTGAACCAGCGAATTCAAGGTACAATCATACCTCGACGCGGAAGAGCACATTCATACTCGACGGTAGATGACCAATACGCACCCGTTACTGACAAGGACGCCGGCGCTTTCAAGGTTGTCATCGAGAGACCTGGGACTGCTACTGCCACTCAAAAGCTCGACTTCTTTCAAGGTACTCCTGCCCTCGACGTTAACATTCCTTCATACAAATTGGGAAAACCGCGATTCAGCATGCGCGGCACGCCTTTTCTGCGAGGGTCTTCCTACACAACCAATAACGACGATATGCGCTCAAGTGTTTTATCGAGCAGAGAAGCATCACAGATGGATCCAGCTTCGCAGTGTCATTCGCGAATTTTTCCACGGCGTCATTCTGATTCATCTCCACAGTCTCGTGCTGTCACCGGCCCACCAAGCCCTGAGGACCAATCACGCCCAATTCCATCGCCAAGAATTGTTAAGCCATCGAGGACTATTGAACCCGAAATGTTCGATGCTCTCACCTTCAAGCCTGATTGcgatcatccatccattgtGCGTTATGGTGAGAATGGTGGCATTAGAGCAGCGACGCCAGCTCGTCTTGTTGCAGAAATCACGTCTCCGACTTTCGTCGATTATGATCTTCTATCCGACTTTTTTCTAACTTTTCGATCATTCTTGGAGACAACAGATCTTCTACTTATGCTAATCGCAAGACTGCAGTGGGCAGTTTCAAGGAATGATGAAATTGGTACGGTGGTCAGAGTTCGAACTTTTGTCGCGATTCGCCATTGGGTCCTCAATTACTTCCTGGACGACTATGTCATCGACTACGAATTGAGATTGTTATTCTGTGAACGTCTTAACACATTCGCAAAAACGCTTTTGGAGGGTACGATGCACTCTAAGGTACCTTTGAAGATAGtagaggaattgaagaagtgtTGGCGGAGAGTATGTGCGTTATACTGGGATGGGCCTGACTTCGACCCCGATCTTGGGGTTGAGGTTTCGATAGCTGCTGGAGGAGTGGCTGGTTCTCGAGATCCTACTCTCGACCCGGCCTTTTGGGAAACCCACCCAGAAGGTCCTCCGCGCCTTGATGGGATTATTGAGCCAGACTTCATCGAACACGATACCTCCATGGTTGAAGGGCGAAACTTTTTTGCGGATGTTTCTCGCGCAGGCCATATTGACTCTTTCGCCTATAATCCCACCCCTCCAAATGtgatggaagaagacgatgatCTTGAACGACCTCTATCTCCTACGAGCATAGTTAGTGAAGATTTTGTATCATGCTCATTTCCTAGTCGAACAAGAGGCGGTGGAACAATAAACCCCCTCGGGGCACATCCAGTTCCCGCCAGCTCTATATACGATCCTGCCCCTCCTGTGGCAACCACACCTAAAGCCCTTACTGGTAAACGGGTTCGCCCTTCACATTCACACAAGCGCAGTGCAAGCTTTTCTGACTCATTGAGAGATCGCCGAGCACAACCAGAACCCGAGCCACCTGTACAGAAGGTTATCTATAAGAGTACGGAGCTGCTCCTCACTTTACCTTATGCTGGAAGTTTGGTGAGAGGTAATCTCTTTCCCCCTGGACAAGCATTTGTCGACATTGTCGCGCCAAGCACTCCAGCAGAATTTGGTCGAGAAACCACTTTATTTCCCAGACCACCTCCCAATCATAAGGGCCCTTCGGCGATGTCAGGACCAGGAATGAAGAGACTCTTAGGCAGCGTACGTCGTGCATTGAGCACTAGAGGGGCACACAGCCCAATTAGCTCTCCGACCCAGGGCAGCTTTCCTAATATGCCTCCTCTCGGAATTCGAGGGGCAACCGTAAATCGACTTCCTGGTACCGCCGTAGTCCCACAAGCCCAAAGGAACGATTCAATTCGTACACCAATGAGAATTGACCTCCTTGGTGCTGAAGTTGCAGAAGACTTCAAAAAGGCAGTTcgggaggaagaggaggctCATGAAGCTCGTAAATCACGTACAGTTGAGCAGCCATCGCCACCAACAAGCCGTCATCGCCAATCCGTCATGCACTACTCGACTATGTGTCCAGATGTTACCTTGGAGAATTCAAGTCCCATAACCTACAGGTCACCCAAGAGCGAAGTTACAAATGGAAGCAAGAGCATCTTAATTGTTGACGATACCATGACATTGCCTTTACCTATGATGACCGGCGCACTGGCCGTGAGTCCATCGGTCGGCTCGTTCGCTGATACATTCTTACATCCATCACATGGACCTACGCCACCAACAACACCGCCAGGCGTTCTCTTCGCTGGAACTCCAAGAAGATCATCCCACCTATTAGGACATACCGTGAATCGCAGTTTATCATTAGAAGGCCTTCCCTCCCTGATTGGTGACTCACAACCATCAAGAGAATATGAGCACCCCCTCGGACCCCGACCGATTCCTACACATTCAATGAGACTTCACAGTCAAACTTACCGAGTCAGAAAATCCGCATCATTGCGTCGCTATGCGTCCTTCCAAAGTGGTTTCACTCAACACCACAGGAGCGAGAGGAGCTTTGATGCTACTACATTCACAGAAGAAGCATCGGTTGCAGAAAGCTTTTCTCGAAATGCACCCATTCCACGGCCACTGCGGGTACTCAGGAGAAGGCCAGGTGGAGATTTGAGGGCTGTTGGTAATGTCGGAGATCTCAATACTGCTTATATTCGACCAATGTCGACTGGCTCCATCACGACATATTCCGATTCTGTCCGAAGCTCATATCTTCTTGGTAGTAGGGATGACGGCCAATACGTCGATGTAGTCAATAGTGATTATGATGGAACTCAAGCCCATGTAGAGACATTCTCATTAGGAGCACTAGCTGAGATCACGCCCAAAGCTCgtgtttcttttttcgacACCCACTCATCTCAACCTGTGATGCGTCCGTCTTTCGAAAAAGAAGCTCAGATGCTTGCCCAAATTCCAGATGATATCGATGACGATGGCGGCGTTGAGTCAGCTCTTCTAAAACTTGAAGGAAAATTTGAACAGAGGCGTTCCCACACCTCAGGCGGTGAACTATCTGGGAGGTCTGAGAATGAGGGGAACACCAATAGTTTTGGCGGCAGTCCATATAATGTCGGTACCCTTACTTTGGCTGgtggcgaagaagaaaagcgCAGACATAGACAGCGAAAAGTCGTGGACTCGACCGTTTTCAACTTAGCCCCATCTACATATCAGCCTCAGGAAGCTTCAACGAAGGCGGAACGTAGAACCTTTGCATACCAGCCAACAGGAGTATCAAGAACTTCATCAGTACCAGAGTCAAGTGGTCTCACCGATTCCTTTTTTGAAGGTTCTTTTCTCGATGGGGCTTTTAGCGAGAATGAAAGCTATCACAGACATACACGTAATTGGTCAGAGCGATCGATTCTCGAAGGCCCTAATGAAGGGCGTCAAGGATCGGTTGATAATAGTCCGCACTCTTCTCGTCctaattcttttgatttcataACCGAAACAGAAAGCTTGCGGAGGATGCGCCCTGGTGCAAAAGAACATGTTGGTGAAGGTGgcaatcattcattccttAATATCGACAGTGATCTTTCATCCGAAATGTCTGTCATCTCAAAGTCCGAATACACTGAAGAGGTATCAAATATGCCTGCTCAAAATTCCCTTTCTTTAGGGCGGGGAGCAGAAGTTAAGGAGATGCCCTACTCATCTCAATTACCACATCAACCCCCTTCGCCTCCAATGACCTTGGTACAGGCATTGAACATGTCTCCAAACACCGCGAATATCCCTCAGGTCCATGAATATCAGTTACAACAATCGCACCGTTTGCCACCAACGCCAGACATCACTCCAACTAGTGCCCTTGGATTAGGCGGGTTTGGTAGAGACGCCTTGCGACCTAGTGGTACAAGTGAAGCTTCGCGTAAAACATCTGTTCACCTGCCGTTTATTCTTGCATTTGATTCAAGAGTCCTTGCTCAACAGTTCACTCTCATTGAGAAAGATGCCTTGaatgagattgattggaaGGATCTCATTGAAATGCGCTGGAGGGATGCTGCCACAGATACTCGCTCATGGGTTGACTTCCTGCGCTCTTCGGAACCCCGTGGAGTGGAAGTTGTCATCGCACGATTCAACATTATGGTCAAGTGGGCCGTATCTGAAATTGTCCTCACAGGCGATCTGGAAGAACGAGTTCGATGCATCATCAAGTATATCCACATCGCTGTTAATTGTCGCAAATATCGAAACTTTGCAACAATGACACAGCTCACTGTAGCCTTGACCTCGAAGGATATCTCCCGTCTTACCTCGACGTGGGCCCACGTTCCAGCATCCGATATACAAACACTTaatgaattggaagaacTTGTAACACCCACAAGTAATTTCCATAACTTGAGAGCCGAGATGGAAGGCTCCGGTGCAGATCAAGGCTGCATTCCATTTGTCGGAATCTATACTCATGATCTAATCGTCAACTCAGAGCGCCCAAGTCAATTTGCAAGTACACCAACAACGGAACCTTTAGTGAACTTTGAGAGGTGTCGATGCGATTCAACGATTATCAAGAATCTACTTAGATTGCTTGAGGCTAGTCAGCTGTATAGATTCCTTCCAATTGAAGGCATCACCGAAAGGTGTTTGTGGATGGCAGCATTACGAGACGAAGACATTGCAAAATATGGAAGATCGATCCAGAATTGA
- the Bcdeg1 gene encoding Bcdeg1, which yields MGGNTDYSDWSHENLIKRVTQLEKELKSNTKSAIPLPKRNLQKPRRERDFDPSKYNTRLIALKLAYLGKRYNGFEHHAHPTPLTTIEEELWQALNKARLIFPQGVNPLAPGEVNWEGCEYSKCGRTDKGVSAFGQVIGIRVRSNRPLPKSKVKPTQEEFVEGEAGAEEDIYNTYPRENGIEVTSAPLSPSAGVPGPQGSDSGTFRLSDPDIQESLDFDHITDEIPYPQVLNRLLPPDIRILAWCPSPPIDFSARFSCRERRYRYFFTQPAFSPIPSQLEHGTSASKMKDGWLDIDAMREAARLYEGLHDFRNFCKVDPGKQITNFERRIFYANIEEVDDYTSSLAYVNGGSFLDESVRSKADGEIKAPKIYTFDLHGSAFLWHQVRHMVAILFLVGQGLEKPSVVTELLDVEKNPGRPTYEMATDTPLVLWDCIFPHEDDESRTDALDWHYIGDSPGFSEGKFGQAGLMDDLWKVWRERKIDSILAGELMGIVSRQGVDASELSGGKGGKGRSQKVFDGSDSPRFAGKYTKVMDKTRMETVEVVNERYVIRKGLVAKDQKKGFKRMEKGGEEKKD from the exons ATGGGAGGAAATACGGATTATAGCGATTGGTCGCATGAGAATTTGATTAAGAGGGTTACTCAATTAGAGAAGGAGCTTAAAAGCAATACCAAAAG CGCAATCCCTCTCCCCAAACGAAATCTCCAGAAACCCCGCCGCGAACGCGACTTCGACCCCTCCAAATACAACACTCGACTCATAGCTCTCAAACTTGCGTATTTGGGAAAACGCTACAATGGATTCGAACATCATGCACACCCAACACCTTTAACTaccattgaagaagaattgtgGCAGGCGTTGAATAAGGCTCGTCTTATATTTCCTCAGGGGGTCAATCCTCTGGCGCCGGGAGAAGTCAATTGGGAGGGGTGCGAATATTCGAAATGTGGAAGGACTGATAAGGGTGTTAGTGCTTTTGGCCAAGTTATTGGGATTAGAGTGAGGAGTAATCGACCATTGCCTAAATCGAAAGTGAAGCCCACACAAGAAGAATTTGTAGAGGGAGAAGCTGGTGCAGAGGAGGATATTTATAACACGTATCCGAGGGAAAACGGTATCGAAGTCACATCTGCGCCGCTATCTCCATCCGCAGGCGTCCCAGGACCACAAGGTTCCGATAGTGGAACGTTCAGGTTGTCGGATCCAGATATTCAGGAGAGTCTCGATTTTGATCATATTACTGATGAGATACCGTATCCACAAGTTCTCAATCGTCTTCTGCCACCCGATATTCGTATACTGGCATGGTGTCCGTCACCACCTATCGATTTTTCTGCACGCTTCTCCTGCCGTGAACGTCGCTATCGATATTTCTTTACTCAGCCTGCGTTTTCTCCTATTCCTTCTCAGTTGGAACATGGTACATCGGCTAGTAAGATGAAAGATGGCTGGTTGGATATCGATGCCATGAGAGAAGCGGCAAGGTTGTATGAGGGGTTGCATGATTTTAGGAACTTCTGCAAAGTGGATCCGGGAAAACAAATCACCAATTTTGAAAGGAGGATCTTTTATGCAAATATCGAGGAGGTGGATGATTACACAAGTTCGCTGGCTTATGTGAATGGTGGTTCATTCCTTGATGAATCAGTTCGTTCCAAAGCGGATGGTGAGATTAAGGCTCCTAAAATCTATACATTCGACCTCCATGGATCAGCATTTCTTTGGCATCAAGTACGTCACATGGTTGCGATCTTATTTCTGGTAGGACAGGGTCTAGAGAAACCTTCTGTGGTAACTGAATTATTGGATGTGGAAAAGAATCCAGGAAGACCCACTTATGAAATGGCTACCGATACTCCTCTTGTTCTCTGGGACTGTATCTTTCCTCACGAAGACGACGAGTCTCGAACCGACGCTTTGGATTGGCATTACATAGGCGACTCGCCCGGGTTCTCTGAGGGTAAATTCGGACAAGCTGGTCTGATGGATGATTTATGGAAAGTTTGGAGAGAACGTAAGATTGACTCGATTCTCGCGGGTGAATTGATGGGGATTGTTAGTCGTCAAGGAGTAGATGCGAGTGAGTTAAGCGGcgggaaagggggaaagggaaggagTCAAAAGGTTTTTGATGGCAGCGATAGTCCGAGATTTGCGGGGAAGTATACAAAGGTTATGGATAAGACGAGGATGGAAACGGTGGAGGTGGTTAATGAGAGGTATGTGATTAGGAAGGGGTTGGTGGCTAAGGATCAGAAAAAGGGGTTTaagaggatggagaagggaggagaagaaaagaaagactgA